The nucleotide window aaatataaattaagatatttaatatcacaaCATGAGTCATTTACCTAATTATGTtcaatgaatttgtttattaaaaccAAATTATAATAGAAAGTGACAcgtacataaaatttattgaataaaataagagaaaaaaaatattatgcaagactacacacattaaaaatattataaaaataaatatttatattttttattttagaaaaataaacttaatctataaaaaatataaaaaaattacatatgaaTCATATTAAcctctttaaaaatcaaacacatccggtataattaaaaaataattattatttaaaaaaggttaaatgagtaaaaaaatcatcaagaatgagtattaattaaaatataaaataattttaaaaaacacatataaaaaaatattaataaaaaacgaCAAAAAATAAAGCAAGGCTCTACTGGGCTTGATGAGCCAGGCCAAGCACCTAGCCCATCAGGAAATGGTCTGTGTgtgtctttatttaaaaaaaaataatggggcGAACAAATGTTATACGCTCCAATTTCTTTCGGAAAAAATAGACAATACATCATCTAGTTTCTCTTGACTCCAACCATTTTGGTGGCAGGAAAAACAAGGTTCATGTTTTTTCCACCTAAAAACCCATTTTCAACtcatttatgataaaaaaaaaaaaaacttgaaaaacattataaaaacgtTGTTAAACTAATTCATGACCtctagaaacataaaaaatgccTCAAACTCACAAGTAACCCGaaacaaaaaatctttttaggctcatatatgtttttataaaaacttttaacataaaaaaattacttatttcAAACTCCTCTCATCATATGAAACCatttaatacaaaaatcaataatttggtGATCGGGATCATTGTCAACaactattttctttctctatgcTGGAATCTGACGAGTCTCTCTCTtctcccataaaaaaaataaagtttgatattaaaattgattttttaaaaaataaagggatttGTTATGTAAGACTTGAAAAAGATGGGAAACTGAAATGAATTTTTCAGATAAATTTTAAAGCTTCCTcctattttatcttcttttttttttaattctagtcctttatcttttaatccaaccctttttttatatataaaaaatacaatttggtGTTAATTTTGACTCAAAAGAactaaattatacaaaataaaatatcaattatcaaatttgaaattaaaaaaaaaaaccactgcTCCGTATATGAGATAAAGAACAATTATAGAGCTACAATGAGAAGCaagagctcttttttttttaatactacaaataaatatatgaaggcGTTTGTTTTAAGTGCTCCTGGTTTGTTTGTCATGAAACTAGTTGAAATCTTCCTTTGGATTTGGCCATGGCGTGGTATGGATATGTGGGACAGTGGGAGACAGCATTTTGAAAATGCTTTTGATGGTGTTAGATATTCGATGGTGGCATTTGATTAGGCTTCGAGGGGAAGGGATGGATATtcctttttctattaaaaaaacaaaaacaaaaacatggatTTGTAGCAAAACTGACTTAGATGACATAATTGGAGTTATTTGAATTGTGAGTCTTAGAAGTTATGCTAAGAAGtctgaattaatttaatatattataattttaatattaaaaaagatattatttaaatttttttaagttaaataatgtttttatatattatttaggaGATATTTTAATCTGTCAAGTTCACcaagtcatgtaaaaataacttttatattatttaatttaaaacttaaggTGGAtaataaattacattaaaaattttcaaagttgactcattaaattgaattcaataaaaatattaaagagttCCCTACGTGCCGATTTCTttttacatttaatattttttagctaAATTTTCTTAGTTACATGTGTATAATGTGTTTATggaacaaataaataatgaaaaaccaataaaaaattatgataaaaataaccaTAACATTTCATCTGACAGATAGATCATACTCAATTTTTACCAAGAGATTGCATAGCCCTAGTCAGGCCGGTTGATTATAATCAGTCAATGTCAGGAAGGCTCTCAAATTATAACCACAAGATGTTATTTTTGGAGTTtgattattttagtgttttttttttggatttacttctttttactagttagttttggtttttttagtatgttatttttcaatttatgatgtttttctgaattttgattatttttagtgttatttctgaatttatttatttttactagttagtttcgttttttttcctatatagGATAGGTTGAATTTTACTATGATATAAACAGTTGGtctgttatttttcaatttaattttacaaattattaaatctcaaaataaattaaacaaattttatatgattttattattaaatattttattttgaagtagTTTGCATCTCTAACAtcttaaataaacccaaaacaACAATGTAAATAAAGTAGGAAACCCGAAAACAtagaaaaagcaataaaaatcctaaacaaactagaaaaaataaattataaagtagaatatttcatttcttaaactaaatagaaaaaaaataaaaataatgaaggaaaaataatttccCTTAAAAACCTATTACATCAATTTCTATGAATTGAGAAAAACTCGCCCTCGAGTTTAAATTATTCTCACCTTAAATAAACATGGGATAATCAAGGCTTGCAagccccttttcttttttcacttcgGATAAATAACAATTTTAGATATCAACTTTAGTtcattcatattaattttacataagaaaaatcaattgatAAATGGTTTGTCTTCAACCGGCTTTTAAATAATGAATTACAAACCTTAAGTATTTTTCATCAACATGTGATCTCTTGAACATATCTacctttataaaaataataaacttgtaatcaaatatatcaacataactcaaattaacaattttcttttgttgattatcttttgtattttctttgcgCTCAACCTCCATCTTATTAATGAGAATATCATTACCATTACTATCATTGCTTGTGGTACCatcattaatataaatattattaaaataaatatcataaattggAGGGGAATATCAACCCACAAATATCTCATCATAACTGGGATCATCAAAATCTTAACACTTCCTCATTTATTTATGCGTTTGAAATGGATTCTAAAAACTAACTATGGATTCGTAATCACTCTTCTCACGATTTCTTAAGATCCTTACTTTTGTCAACTGATAATTTAATCTACAATCTATCTTTAAATGTCTTTTGTCAACAATTCCTAGACCTCTTTTTTTTACCTCCtcatctaattttataatagCACATCTTGTTTTGTCACCATCTCTTTTAGTTATGTTCATTCAACATCATACGATAACTATCCATAAAATATCATCGGGctctaataataaaaactaatacaaacaaaaacaacatgagAAAGACAACAAGAACAATTAACACATAATCGCCAGGTtgataactttttaaataaactaaaaaaaaccaacttaaacaaactagaaatccaaacaaaaaaacaacaaaaatcctaaGCAAACAAGAtctaaattaaacaagaaaaaaagtaaaagtttTCCTTGAAAACCTACTGGATAGAAACCCTCGATTTTTCGATTTATCACATGAAACTTTTCCCTGTTGAGTGTTATGTGTAAATGAGTCGGCAATTAATCCATAGCATGACACCCTATTATGTAGTTGATTGTGTGTAAAACAACAGCATTTTTCCATTTATGAACAATGAGCAATGATGGGGTGGGGTACCCCAAAATGTAGGGCAGTTTTTTGTGTCCCCAGCCAGGTTCACGGGGTTACACAAGCAATATTAAAGGCGACTTTCCTTCCCTGGCCATGGCAGCTGAGCTGCGACATATTTAAAGACTCGTATCTccttttcgtttctttttttcaattttacatttatttcaatttactgTGGTCCTTATCTCCACCTGCTAATACATTATCAATGTAGACTTTGGAGTAGTTTGAAATTGCCttctattttctaaaaaaataacattaaaaaatagtattattattttaataatttttaaaaaaacaaacactttaaaaaataactgttacgCATGCTACACACCGAGCTGTATATGGTTTCTTCTTAAAAGTCAACAAATTATAGCCTCATCTAGAGATAGAGATTGAGATAAGAAATTAGGAAAGGTTGatgtgtgttttctatttaataagCATTTAAATGTACAATTTATTGTTGATGAagcatacttttttcttctctctctctttcttagcAAGCAATAGGTTCGAATTCTTCTTGTTAATCAGAGGAGGCGAAGTGGATTGATatagaatttaataatttataattctgtATTTGTAGAGGTGAATATTGtgtataagaatttattttttcttgaaaaatcaaggaaatATTCTTCAGTAAGAACTGAAAAACATGGACGACATGCAAGACATGGCGAGATAGTTTGATTAGCAGAGCTTTAAAAGGATGATTTTACATCAAGAAAAAGTAAGAGAAGTTTGATATTTATCAGATCattgattcataattattaaaattataacgCAGCATCTGAATTTGTGTGATTATATCATATGAAATATCTATCAgatatatttatagattaaataaataaatttaaacccAATTCAAAGcgtcaaatcattttttttaacaaaaataaatataattttttaaataatcatggGATTTTACTCAATTTTTTCTAAGATATTCTATAAATCCATATCAAGGTTAGCTAAGATCCTAAAGGTTCCATGTTAGACCCAAAAATGTTTTCTCTTTACCTTTTCTAGTtatttaaagggtttttttttaattaatgtggatATCCAGGTTAGCTTGTGTATgtctcgactaatcctacgggTTCTGAAATCAACGATTATGTAAGCcttcagtgaccatcatattagcaatcacaTGACTCGAACCTTAAACCACAGGAGAAACAAACTTCTTAATCACAAATTTTTATTACTAAACAACCTAttagatgaatatttttaaaatagtttttttcatattaattattcaTAGCTATATTCTTTTTGTGTGGGAACAACAACGTTTAGAGTTCAAGAAACGACTTCATTGTCATCTCAAATTCAAAGAACGTGCATGTGGGTCAAGGCATTCTATCATTTTAGCAATTAATTAGCAGAGCAAAAATCATCACTTGATTTTGCAGATCTTACTCTGATAATGACAGTACCCTTCTCTGttatgtacacacacacacacaaacacacacgaAACAAGATATTAAACCATggataaaaggaagaaaaaaatgaaattttggaGAGGTGGAGGAGATGAAGGAGGGGAAGGAACTGCTGACCAACCGaatcttgaaaaaagaaaagcgaAGGTTCTTGATTGGGTATTAGGTGCGGTGAAGTAAAAAGATTCACGAGATACCTGGGGCTCGAGAGGAAACCTATTTAcgtatatattatatatatcctCCTCCTCAAATTTAttcccaataaataaataaataaataacaattacagAAATCTCTGCTCGAGCCCTCCCTCTGaagtaattatattttgaaacaatgtattttgtttatatatatatatatatatatatataaaatgcttgtattaaaaagattttagacAAGGGCAGTTACAGTTCATTGTATGCAAGCAAAGCTAGTTTCAGTTACAGTTCATTGCTTGTAAGAAGAATTTATTGTatgtaaaagaaattaatatacaaATTGGGACCACGGCTTAAAATATACTCTATGGTACCAGAGCAGCAATTGGCTGCTGCTATAAGGCATGGATATGAAATAATCAACTATATATCTCCAACAATGCCCTCCcaaagtttaaatatttttttttataacaagcattattaattaatttagagtTTGCAATTGGATTCAATTCTGCCATGTGAATTTTATGGACTTTAGAAAAAAAGCTACTAAAATAAGGAAGAAGTCTAAGTTttcagaataattttatattatttttagtatattttctttttgagcttgaaatttatttaaatcttataatttaatCAGATAAAATCAAATGGCAccgtattaaaaaaaagtaggtGAACCcagaaatttaaattattaaataatattttaagaataattttatattatttttttaacaccaatATCTCCTTTATATATATGGTGACTTggtaatcaaaatattaatgaattaaggagatatgtatttaaattattaaatactcatttttcatggaataaaaaaaataagaaaactggtgcaaatttaacaaacaaataagtaataatttcAAGTCATTCTGATTCGGAtcgtgtttttaattttaatatgatcaaattttgatttaataaaatccaattgtTTGGATCGGAGTTGTTAATGTCTCTGTAAACATAATCAAACCTAATATAAACTTAATTAcatcaataaaaagtaaataaaatgagatGTTTGGATCGGAGTTGTTAATGTCTCTGTAAaccatattgttttaataaaaattatcaacgGAGTTGatgtaataatttaataattcatgtttttttttcaagttagtcTCATGTGCTTGTTTGTGATTATgatatgttatgtttttttaaaatatttttctttaaattgatgtattttaaagttttatttttataattttaatgtgttaatgttaagaataaaaaaaattaaaaaatatatatttttaattaaaaattatttttaaaaaatatcatgtactATATTATCGAACACACACTAAATCAAATAAGACAATTATATATTACAAgtttattgttaaatattttttacttaaaaatatattaaaatattttattttttatgttagtgtattaaaaaaataaaaaaataataatttaatgctaaaaaaataaaaataaaaaatactgttCAACCGCAATTTGAAGCTGTATCTAAGTGCATAAATCTcagataatttattatttgtcccgctaaaataattaacataatttcTGGGAACTTAACAGAACTCTCTGACGTGGGTCTATTTCGTTCCTGGCAGCGGCAACCTGTAAGTTGTAACAGGAACAAGATGCACAAAATTAAGGTTAGAAGAACGAGTGGCCCTGATGTGATTCCCAAACCAACTGGGTAGACAAAACACAGAAAGAGACAAAGCTGCCTGTATGTAGAGTTGTAGAGATTAGAGTAACGTTCAAAGGGATAGCGTGCCCCATCCTTTCTCTAAAATGGATATCCTTTACCTCTCTGGCTCCTCCAATGCCAGTAAAGCTTAGCTTATAAAAAGCTAATGCCCTTTTCCTTCTGCAACgtcctcttctttctctctcgctctctttaactccctctctttctctccttttctttttaaacaatttgtttttgttttctttccttcagTTTTCTCTGAAAAAGACTAGAAAAAACCATGCTTTATAGACTCAATAGCAACAATATTTGGCTGGAAGATCATAAAGAAGAGCAAGATTCAACAACAAACCATCATCACCACAACAACATTACCAATACTGCAGCTGGTTGTGGTGGGGTTATGTTGGAGGGAAAAGAAGAAATGGGTTCTCTTTCTACTTTCAAATCCATGTTTGAAGTGGAAGATGAGTGGTACGTGACTAACAACAATAGTACTATTCATCAAAACCATCAAGATAGTATCAAAGACCTCACTTTTTCACCAAGTCTTGTCGACCCAGATAATCTTTTGCTTCACCAAGTGGattcttcctcttcttgttCACCTTCTTCTTCAGTTTTCAACAATTTGGATCCTTCTCAGGTACATTACTTTATGCATCCAAAGCCCACTTTGTCTTCACTCCTCAATGTGGTTTCTAACAACCCTTTAGAGCATGGGTTTGATTTGAGTGAAATTGGTTTCCTTGAGAATCAAGGAACAAATTCAACTACAACAGCAAATGTTTCATCTCTGTTAAACAGGGGAAGTGGTGTTTTGGGGAATTTGGGGAATTTCACTGATTTGAGTTCAAACAGTCAGATTAGTATTCCTAATTTATGTTCTGATCCACAATTTTCAAGTTCCCGCATGCTTCAGTTGCCTGAAAATGGTCCTGGGTTTAATGGTTTTAGAGGGCTTGATGAGATTTCGGGGAATCAGTTGTTTTTTAACAGGTCTAAATTGTTAAGGCCTCTTGAAACTTACCCTTCAATGGGCGCGCAGCCTACCTTGTTTCAAAAGAGAGCAGCTTTGAGGAAGAACTTGGGTGAAGTTGAGAGAGATAAAGGGAAGAGAGAAATGACTCAAATTAGTGAAGAGAATGacaagaagagaaaatttaGTAGTGGAGATGATTTTCTTGAGGATGTTAGCTTTGATGGGTCGGGTTTGAATTATGATTCTGATGAATTTACCGAGAATACTAAGTTGGAGGAGACTGGCAAGAATGGTGGAAACAGTTCAAAGGCGAATAGTGGTGTTACTGGTGGTGGTGTGGATCAAAAGGGGAAGAAAAGGGGGCTTCCAGCTAAGAATTTGATGGCAGAGAGGAGGCGCCGGAAGAAGCTCAATGATAGGCTGTACATGCTGAGGTCTGTTGTTCCAAAGATCAGCAAAGTAAGAATTTTCTTCCTCGTCATTTTCTTGTGAATTTGAATTGTTCACTGCTATTTTTTGTCCTTACAATCATTTAGTATGTCTTTGAGCGTGAGAGAGAATgtgtttgtaatttgttttgtttttttgaatgagTAGCATCTTTTGTTTGTGCATGGATAAAAAAAGTTGCATTAAATCCTCTCACATGGACGACCCTGGTACCATTGTTTACTTTCACCataatcctttattttttctccatcATGAAGTTGTTGAATTGcagatttcttcttttcttttcttccttctttcctATGAATCGGTTAAATCTTATGACTTTCAATTCCTTTTGCTGATATATTATGCTTTCTTCCATAGACTTTACAATCCTCTTTATCTGTGCCTGTTAGAAGCTCCATGTTCCTGACGCTTCTAATTTGTCTGTGTTTCCTGCTTGGTATAGTTTGCTTTCTTCCCATGGCATACTCATGGATCTCGGTGTTTGGTTTACTTATTCATAAGGTTGATTATCAAGCTTGCATTCAGCAATGAGTATTTTAAGAAATCCACTTCCAATACACAGCTTTTGATTCTGATATTATTTGCAAGCTTACTTAAGAGATCTGAGATTGTGTATTGAACAAGAGAAAAGATAAAGGTTGgattttatttcaacttttaaGCTTTGAACCATATAAGAAAATCACAGGATACCTTGAATTTGTGAAAGTTCTGCCGAAAGCCAAACTCTTCCCCTTCACAGTCCAACATAATTTGCAGCCTTCTCCCAACTGTTTGTACTTCCTAAGCTTCCTTCAATCAGAAAGTACATAGCCTGATTCATTGTATTGTGGATCTTAagagtatatttttgaattttcctcCGAAACATCATTTCCCATTTAGTTTTTCTTACTGATTCAGGAACCACAGAAGAagcaaacaaattcaaaatgacCTATTTTTTGTACTGTCTGCATTGGCTGAACTCTGGTATCTGCCTTTGAAATTTTATCACTCTTTGACATGACGATTCAATAGTTCATCTTGGACTGAGGAATATTGAGATTCATAATAGAGATGACAAATTCTTGA belongs to Populus nigra chromosome 18, ddPopNigr1.1, whole genome shotgun sequence and includes:
- the LOC133678659 gene encoding transcription factor ICE1-like, whose amino-acid sequence is MLYRLNSNNIWLEDHKEEQDSTTNHHHHNNITNTAAGCGGVMLEGKEEMGSLSTFKSMFEVEDEWYVTNNNSTIHQNHQDSIKDLTFSPSLVDPDNLLLHQVDSSSSCSPSSSVFNNLDPSQVHYFMHPKPTLSSLLNVVSNNPLEHGFDLSEIGFLENQGTNSTTTANVSSLLNRGSGVLGNLGNFTDLSSNSQISIPNLCSDPQFSSSRMLQLPENGPGFNGFRGLDEISGNQLFFNRSKLLRPLETYPSMGAQPTLFQKRAALRKNLGEVERDKGKREMTQISEENDKKRKFSSGDDFLEDVSFDGSGLNYDSDEFTENTKLEETGKNGGNSSKANSGVTGGGVDQKGKKRGLPAKNLMAERRRRKKLNDRLYMLRSVVPKISKMDRASILGDAIEYLKELLQRINDLHNELESTPPSSSLTPTTSFHPLTPTPSALPSRIMDKLCPGSLPSPNGQPARVEVRVREGRAVNIHMFCGRKPGLLLSTMRALDNLGLDIQQAVISCFNGFAMDIFRAEQCKEGQDMHPDQIKAVLLDSAGFHGAM